A stretch of the Coprobacillus cateniformis genome encodes the following:
- a CDS encoding ABC transporter ATP-binding protein: protein MIELKNIFMKFSKRSIKIDNLKIPENKITLIRGLSGSGKSTLLYKFALISKENDYEYIYHEKNITALSATQKASLRRYSIGYVFQDFCLIENMSIYECYQYYCHVSNRNGNKRDLLKLLNHVHLNNSLEQKIHTLSGGEKQRLAIACALIKKPRILILDEPTSALDETNEREIFMLLQEILKQDQCTIIIASHSYIANEYADEIYELNNQGISEIRKADDIPCDRDFITYKKNWSFLWFYIKHNLINEKFMNFIMIFILLIGCIGVLGIQHTLQQSLDNVDKRINKIADYQIMIESQDVGEKVGVYDEATPIDEDVIKNLEQQEGVRKIYPYYDLKVQVDDKTIDVYPLYKENRLNGKLYQTFQDERHLYPSYHSIYKNVESLNKNTTYSQFIFNHKVYLNKSVKISGIMSIGRITAYSNDLDYMLMDYNDMAELAKKTNVEPVKSAYVIFCDNINTLDDIITYVANEYSNLRINSNFQDTQLLLNMKYETMSMFEMEKIVTILLISLVFIYICYWMMKKREKELTILMTNGVMPLEMIFILGVDVIFKILISYILTFLLVYIFKGNILIDSMGNISILLFIMFSIVVISTVALSIVIVKKLNPEKIFRN, encoded by the coding sequence GTGATTGAATTAAAGAATATTTTTATGAAGTTTTCAAAACGCTCTATCAAAATTGATAATCTTAAAATACCTGAGAATAAGATTACACTAATCAGAGGATTGAGTGGGAGTGGGAAATCTACTTTATTATATAAATTTGCATTAATTTCTAAAGAAAATGATTATGAATATATATATCATGAAAAAAATATAACAGCTCTTTCAGCGACACAGAAAGCATCTTTAAGAAGGTATAGTATAGGTTATGTTTTTCAGGATTTTTGCTTAATTGAGAATATGAGTATTTATGAATGTTATCAGTATTACTGTCATGTGTCAAATAGGAATGGAAATAAACGAGATTTATTAAAATTATTAAATCATGTTCACCTCAATAATTCATTGGAACAGAAAATCCATACATTATCTGGTGGAGAAAAACAGCGATTGGCTATTGCTTGTGCCTTGATAAAAAAACCAAGAATTCTTATTTTAGATGAGCCAACGAGTGCATTAGATGAAACTAATGAAAGAGAAATCTTTATGTTGTTGCAAGAAATATTGAAGCAGGATCAATGTACAATTATTATAGCAAGTCATAGTTATATTGCTAATGAATATGCTGATGAAATTTATGAATTGAATAATCAGGGTATTTCTGAAATTAGGAAAGCAGATGATATACCTTGTGATAGAGACTTTATAACTTATAAAAAAAATTGGTCATTTCTATGGTTTTATATTAAGCATAATCTTATAAATGAAAAGTTTATGAATTTTATAATGATTTTTATTTTATTAATAGGTTGTATAGGTGTTCTTGGAATTCAGCATACTCTCCAGCAATCTTTAGATAATGTTGATAAAAGAATTAATAAAATTGCAGATTATCAGATAATGATTGAAAGTCAGGATGTAGGGGAAAAGGTTGGAGTATATGATGAGGCGACTCCTATTGATGAAGATGTTATAAAAAATTTAGAACAGCAAGAAGGTGTTAGAAAAATATATCCTTATTATGATTTAAAAGTACAAGTTGATGATAAAACGATAGATGTATATCCTTTATATAAAGAAAATCGTTTAAATGGTAAATTATATCAGACTTTCCAAGATGAAAGACATTTATACCCCTCTTATCATAGCATATATAAAAATGTAGAATCCTTGAATAAAAATACCACATACTCTCAATTTATTTTTAATCATAAAGTCTATCTAAATAAATCTGTTAAGATAAGTGGCATTATGTCTATTGGAAGAATAACTGCTTATAGTAATGATTTAGATTATATGCTAATGGATTATAATGATATGGCTGAACTTGCAAAAAAAACTAATGTAGAACCAGTGAAAAGTGCTTATGTTATTTTTTGTGATAATATAAATACATTGGACGATATCATAACTTATGTTGCCAATGAATATTCTAATCTCCGCATTAATTCGAATTTCCAAGATACTCAATTACTGTTAAATATGAAATATGAAACAATGAGTATGTTTGAAATGGAAAAAATAGTGACTATTCTTTTGATATCTTTGGTATTTATCTATATTTGTTATTGGATGATGAAGAAAAGAGAAAAAGAATTAACAATTTTGATGACAAATGGTGTTATGCCTTTAGAAATGATATTTATATTAGGAGTAGATGTTATATTTAAAATACTCATATCATATATACTTACATTTTTATTAGTATATATTTTTAAAGGGAATATCCTTATTGACAGTATGGGTAATATATCTATTCTTTTATTTATAATGTTTAGTATTGTTGTTATAAGCACGGTAGCATTATCTATAGTTATAGTAAAAAAACTAAATCCTGAGAAAATATTTAGAAACTGA
- a CDS encoding ATP-binding cassette domain-containing protein — translation MLELKDICVNYENQMIYQHAYFSAKHNELTLVIGKSGSGKSTLHQIITFQDRGKCEYYYNDKNMTILSDCQQKDFIRDKMGIVNQIPTFIDDLRIEDHIALCQSMFNGYNIDKYIDRLGIREVMNEYPQQLSGGEKIRVSILLAMLHQPEILVFDEPTASLDKHHTQIIVELLKEYAHQGHIVIIFTHDNFMKNEADVIYQIDNHTLNCIQCKKNVSKIKEEHFIRVNSKHYLQYIYQMFQHKRIFKICMIGFVAFAIALSCFSILYGYSVINKYQNQLSTINKAGILYRASDTNYYSQQLPIGSEELQTIKQNTHIEGIWPYIINYHVELKNNENQFEVYQNGQLLANRNLNDEYIYGVATYNEEYEYSDKYLLNQIDVNEGIYIDSYFLYYLITGEYDIPQIDQSEYKEIISNIDEKTEIVFYVPIPIYVRMEKDAQDVIYKNVKMKMKIKGIYDKPINLQLGKENDNDFSLFYPLSIEERYREELKLDTLLMQDGLLDYGSEVVNMPFYPTYYQFVVNDKYTFSKVKEEIESLGYKVDSEYSDKEVQVEIAQNMNQGVLLISGLIICVVLMLLFGVKFNQKKEYVDFIKFFTNRGLTYKKSKQILSFYFMYEAFICTILSWILMLFIVFVYYYFVNSDMFIIHMSFFIFCFAMAFIIEVVLPLLMIGGDKGD, via the coding sequence ATGCTAGAACTTAAAGATATATGTGTCAATTATGAAAATCAAATGATATATCAACATGCTTATTTCAGTGCTAAACATAATGAATTAACTCTTGTTATAGGAAAGAGTGGAAGTGGTAAATCTACACTACATCAAATCATAACTTTCCAAGATAGAGGAAAATGTGAATATTATTATAATGATAAAAATATGACTATTTTATCAGATTGCCAGCAAAAAGATTTTATAAGAGATAAAATGGGAATTGTCAACCAAATTCCAACATTTATTGATGATTTAAGAATTGAGGATCATATTGCCCTTTGTCAATCTATGTTTAATGGATACAATATAGATAAATATATTGATCGTTTGGGTATCAGAGAAGTAATGAATGAATACCCACAACAATTATCGGGTGGAGAAAAGATTAGAGTTAGTATTTTATTAGCTATGCTCCATCAGCCTGAAATTCTTGTCTTTGATGAACCAACTGCATCATTAGATAAACATCATACTCAAATTATTGTTGAACTACTAAAAGAGTATGCTCATCAAGGTCATATTGTCATTATTTTTACTCATGATAATTTTATGAAAAATGAGGCTGATGTCATCTACCAAATAGATAACCATACTCTTAATTGTATCCAGTGTAAAAAAAATGTAAGTAAAATCAAAGAAGAACATTTTATTAGAGTTAATTCGAAACATTACTTACAATATATTTATCAAATGTTTCAACATAAAAGAATATTTAAAATATGCATGATTGGGTTTGTAGCATTTGCCATAGCACTCAGTTGTTTTTCAATATTATATGGTTATTCTGTAATAAACAAGTACCAAAATCAATTATCAACAATTAATAAAGCAGGAATATTATACAGAGCTAGTGATACAAATTATTATAGTCAACAATTACCTATTGGTAGTGAAGAATTACAAACAATTAAACAGAATACTCACATTGAGGGTATATGGCCTTATATTATAAATTATCATGTTGAATTAAAAAATAATGAAAATCAATTTGAAGTTTATCAGAATGGACAACTTCTTGCTAATAGAAATTTAAATGATGAGTATATTTATGGTGTTGCTACTTATAATGAAGAATATGAATATTCAGATAAGTATCTTTTAAATCAAATTGATGTTAATGAAGGGATATATATAGATTCATATTTTCTATATTATTTAATAACTGGTGAATATGATATTCCTCAAATTGATCAAAGTGAGTATAAAGAAATTATATCAAATATTGATGAGAAAACCGAAATAGTATTTTATGTCCCTATTCCTATTTATGTGAGAATGGAAAAAGATGCTCAAGATGTAATCTATAAAAATGTTAAGATGAAAATGAAAATCAAAGGTATTTATGATAAGCCAATAAATTTACAATTAGGCAAAGAAAATGATAATGATTTTTCATTGTTTTATCCATTAAGCATAGAAGAAAGATATAGAGAAGAGTTAAAGCTAGATACATTACTCATGCAAGATGGATTATTAGATTATGGTTCTGAGGTTGTCAATATGCCTTTTTACCCCACGTATTACCAATTTGTGGTAAATGATAAATATACTTTCTCAAAAGTTAAAGAAGAGATAGAATCTTTAGGGTATAAAGTAGATTCTGAATATTCTGATAAGGAAGTACAAGTAGAGATTGCTCAAAATATGAATCAAGGCGTTCTTTTAATATCAGGGTTAATTATATGTGTTGTTTTAATGTTATTATTTGGAGTGAAATTCAATCAGAAAAAAGAATATGTTGATTTTATAAAATTTTTTACAAACAGAGGATTAACATATAAAAAATCAAAGCAAATATTGAGTTTTTATTTTATGTATGAGGCATTTATATGTACAATACTATCTTGGATTTTGATGCTATTTATTGTTTTTGTTTATTATTATTTTGTTAACTCAGATATGTTTATAATTCATATGTCATTTTTTATTTTCTGTTTTGCTATGGCATTTATAATAGAAGTTGTTCTCCCGTTATTAATGATTGGTGGTGATAAAGGTGATTGA
- a CDS encoding ABC transporter ATP-binding protein: MKIVEVNHLKKTFQDHIVFNDFHLVIEQGEMISIMGASGCGKSTLLYIIGMLEDYDEGEVILYGKDIKKYTQKERRMLYKNKIGFLFQNYALMENETVKDNLIIPIRHESKLRQEELITKVLEQVGLSDKLSHKVHTLSGGQQQRVAIARLLLKECDLILADEPTGNLDEENSQKIYELLRRLTPDKTIVIVTHNPHLAEKCDVQIKL; this comes from the coding sequence ATGAAAATAGTCGAAGTAAATCACCTAAAAAAAACTTTTCAGGATCATATTGTTTTCAACGATTTTCATCTCGTAATTGAGCAAGGGGAAATGATTTCAATTATGGGAGCATCTGGTTGTGGTAAAAGTACCCTTCTTTATATAATTGGAATGTTAGAAGATTATGATGAAGGTGAAGTGATATTATATGGTAAAGATATAAAAAAATATACACAAAAGGAAAGAAGAATGTTATATAAAAATAAAATTGGATTTCTTTTCCAAAACTATGCATTAATGGAAAATGAAACTGTAAAAGATAATCTGATTATACCAATACGTCATGAATCAAAACTAAGGCAAGAAGAGTTGATTACCAAGGTACTTGAACAAGTTGGACTTAGTGATAAATTGAGTCATAAAGTTCATACTCTTTCAGGTGGACAACAACAAAGAGTAGCAATAGCAAGATTGTTATTAAAAGAATGTGACTTGATTTTAGCAGATGAACCAACTGGGAATCTGGATGAAGAAAATAGTCAAAAGATTTATGAACTTCTAAGAAGATTAACACCAGATAAAACAATTGTTATTGTAACACATAATCCTCACCTCGCAGAAAAGTGTGATGTTCAAATAAAGTTATGA
- a CDS encoding accessory gene regulator B family protein: MDGYHCQTYFNCISLHTILFVFYLLTYQIYNYFMIYIQMLALIILYSIVQ, encoded by the coding sequence ATTGATGGATACCATTGCCAAACGTATTTTAACTGTATAAGTTTGCATACCATATTGTTTGTCTTCTATCTGTTAACATATCAAATATATAATTATTTCATGATATATATTCAAATGCTTGCACTTATAATATTATATTCTATAGTTCAATGA
- a CDS encoding D-alanine--D-alanine ligase family protein: MKKLLIICGGQSTEHIISRMSCTSVLKNINKEKYDITLAGIEKDGTWYILNQTQDDLVNDSWLEGAVKVEDVYGLLRQQEVVYPVLHGMYGEDGTIQGLLELAEVPYVGCKVLGSSVAMDKIYTKKILETVGIPQVKSLYVKKRYDGTLVVVDNTFDESADIADSVEKELRYPCFIKASNSGSSVGCYRVDEEKELMPRLEEAAQYDRKIVIEECVDCIELETAVLGNDDPIVSRVGQIMPHGVFYTFESKYEDEESKTCIPALVDEKIQEEIRNYALKVFKAIDGHGLSRVDFFLDKKTNKVYLNEINTMPGFTKISMYPQLMADFGITYSDLIDKLIELAFDR, from the coding sequence GTGAAAAAATTATTAATCATTTGTGGAGGACAATCTACAGAACATATCATTTCAAGAATGTCTTGTACTTCTGTACTCAAGAATATAAACAAAGAAAAATATGATATAACTTTAGCTGGTATTGAAAAAGATGGAACATGGTATATTTTAAATCAGACACAAGATGATCTTGTTAATGATTCATGGTTAGAAGGTGCTGTAAAAGTAGAAGATGTCTATGGACTATTAAGACAGCAGGAAGTCGTTTATCCTGTTTTACATGGAATGTATGGGGAAGATGGAACGATTCAGGGATTGCTTGAACTTGCTGAGGTCCCTTATGTTGGATGTAAAGTTCTTGGGTCAAGTGTTGCTATGGATAAAATATATACAAAGAAAATTCTTGAAACAGTAGGAATTCCCCAAGTTAAATCTCTATATGTAAAGAAGCGTTATGATGGAACTTTGGTTGTTGTGGACAATACATTTGATGAATCAGCAGATATAGCTGACTCTGTTGAAAAAGAATTAAGATATCCATGTTTTATAAAAGCAAGTAATTCTGGTTCAAGTGTTGGATGCTATCGTGTAGATGAAGAAAAAGAACTAATGCCTAGACTTGAAGAAGCTGCACAATATGATAGAAAAATTGTTATTGAAGAATGTGTTGATTGTATTGAATTAGAAACAGCAGTTTTGGGAAATGATGATCCTATTGTTTCTCGTGTTGGGCAAATTATGCCTCATGGTGTATTCTATACTTTTGAATCTAAGTATGAAGATGAAGAAAGCAAAACATGTATACCAGCACTTGTTGATGAAAAAATTCAAGAGGAGATAAGAAACTATGCGTTAAAAGTTTTTAAAGCTATTGATGGTCATGGATTATCACGTGTAGACTTTTTCCTAGATAAGAAAACAAATAAAGTTTATCTCAATGAAATCAATACAATGCCAGGATTTACAAAGATTTCTATGTATCCTCAATTAATGGCAGACTTTGGTATAACATACAGTGATCTTATTGATAAATTAATTGAATTGGCTTTTGATAGATAG
- a CDS encoding UDP-N-acetylmuramoyl-tripeptide--D-alanyl-D-alanine ligase, with the protein MQIKEIIEATNGQLLSGDMEYDVNGFTQDTRKIESGNMYIPLVGENADGHQYIAQAFNLGASSIITAHKVHYPDKNVILVKDTLQAMSDMAKYLRMHRQVKVVGITGSVGKTSTKDMIYSVVSTKYKTLKTLGNYNNHIGLPLTILRLQNEEVMILEMGMNHLGEIEHLTQIALPDVAAITNIGTAHIGELGSREKILQAKMEIVNGLKSDGTLVINDDNDMLHTVNAENYHMIRVGQNEDCDLKAIDVELRLEDSYFDIDYQGQRYHVHVPVSGEHFVYNALIAIAIGLSLDIDMNLCIAGVEHFELTKNRMDMIELKDNIKVIDGTYNANLDSMKSSLAVLAQYPKRKIAVLADMLELGEYEQALHEEVGSYVVEKNIDELLCVGEASCYIVEKAQSLGLKNAYHFEDNQALMTYLDEMLEPEDTILIKGSNGMHLKEVVEHLKERV; encoded by the coding sequence AAGAAAGATTGAAAGTGGTAATATGTATATTCCACTTGTTGGAGAGAATGCAGATGGTCATCAGTATATAGCACAGGCATTTAATTTGGGAGCAAGTTCAATTATAACTGCTCATAAGGTTCATTATCCAGATAAAAATGTAATTCTTGTTAAGGATACATTACAGGCTATGAGTGATATGGCTAAATATTTGAGAATGCATAGACAAGTAAAAGTCGTTGGAATTACAGGAAGTGTTGGAAAGACAAGTACAAAGGACATGATTTATTCAGTTGTGTCAACAAAATATAAAACATTAAAGACATTAGGGAATTATAATAATCATATTGGTCTCCCTTTAACAATTTTAAGACTTCAAAATGAAGAAGTCATGATTTTAGAAATGGGTATGAATCATCTTGGAGAAATTGAGCATTTAACTCAGATTGCTTTACCAGATGTCGCAGCAATTACGAACATTGGAACAGCTCATATTGGTGAACTTGGTTCTAGAGAAAAAATTCTTCAAGCAAAAATGGAGATTGTTAATGGACTGAAGTCAGATGGAACTCTTGTTATTAATGATGATAATGATATGCTTCATACAGTCAATGCAGAAAATTATCATATGATCAGAGTTGGACAAAATGAGGATTGCGATTTAAAAGCTATTGATGTAGAACTGAGATTAGAAGATTCTTATTTTGATATTGATTATCAAGGTCAGCGATATCATGTCCATGTTCCAGTTTCTGGTGAGCATTTTGTTTATAATGCTTTGATTGCTATAGCTATAGGTCTTTCTCTAGACATTGATATGAATTTATGTATTGCAGGTGTGGAACATTTTGAGTTAACTAAGAATAGAATGGATATGATTGAGCTAAAAGATAATATTAAAGTGATAGATGGAACATATAATGCCAATTTAGATTCAATGAAATCAAGTTTAGCCGTTTTAGCACAATATCCAAAAAGAAAAATTGCAGTCTTAGCAGATATGTTAGAACTAGGAGAATATGAACAGGCTTTACATGAAGAAGTTGGTAGTTATGTTGTTGAAAAAAATATTGATGAACTTCTTTGTGTTGGAGAAGCGAGTTGTTATATAGTGGAAAAGGCACAATCTTTAGGATTGAAAAATGCTTATCATTTTGAAGATAATCAGGCTTTAATGACTTATTTAGATGAAATGCTGGAACCAGAAGATACAATATTGATTAAAGGTTCTAATGGTATGCATTTAAAAGAAGTTGTTGAACATTTAAAGGAGAGAGTATAA